One genomic window of Nicotiana sylvestris chromosome 10, ASM39365v2, whole genome shotgun sequence includes the following:
- the LOC138879357 gene encoding uncharacterized mitochondrial protein AtMg00810-like, which yields MTIVRVSVTVAVKKAWDIFQLDVNNAFLHGDLYEEVYMEVPPGLLIDQIGPQRIWGKLYYFLGLEVLYKSDGVIISQRKFTLDLLKEYDCSVYKSLSSPLDPAVKLKADEGTLLPDPTYYRKLVGKLNFLTNTRLDIAYSVQLLSQFIQAPRDTHLTAAFHLLMYLKTDPTLGIFFSKNDDCSIAAYCDSDWASCPDSRKSVPGYIVLVGDSPISWKSKKQETISLASPEAEYKSLRKVVGELGKQLFGTHRGAKDNSDYLSAPQHIDNDLGHHGENENIAPGNIVPPAGLDGIPDVYAIDVSSHVAINGNLVVNPESNIRGDA from the exons ATGACAATAGTTAGAGTTTCAGTCACTGTTGCTGTGAAGAAAGCTTGGGATATATTTCAGCTTGATGTAAACAATGCATTCCTCCATGGTGACCTATATGAAGAAGTGTACATGGAGGTGCCACCAGGTCTCTTAATTGATCAGATTGGTCCACAAAG gatcTGGGGAAAACTCTATTACTTCTTGGGTCTAGAGGTTCTCTACAAATCAGATGGTGTCATCATATCACAAAGGAAGTTCACCCTAGATTTGCTGAAGGAATATGATTGTTCTGTTTACAAAAGTTTGTCCTCTCCTCTTGACCCTGCTGTGAAGTTGAAAGCTGATGAGGGCACTCTTCTTCCAGATCCTACATATTATAGAAAATTAGTGGGTAAGTTGAACTTCCTCACCAACACACGACTTGATATAGCCTACAGTGTACAACTTCTCAGCCAGTTCATACAAGCACCTAGAGATACACATTTGACAGCAGCATTTCATCTCCTCATGTATCTCAAGACAGATCCCACACTTGGTATATTTTTTTCCAAAAACGATGATTGTTCCATCGCTGCCTATTGTGACTCTGATTGGGCATCATGCCCTGACTCTAGAAAGTCTGTCCCTGGCTACATTGTTTTGGTTGGAGACAGTCCCATTAGTTGGAAATCAAAGAAGCAAGAAACCATTTCCTTAGCCTCACCTGAGGCTGAGTACAAGTCCCTCAGGAAAGTGGTAGGAGAACTG ggtaaacagttgtttggcacccaccgtggagctaaggataatagtgattaccTG TCAGCACCTCAACACATTGACAATGATCTCGGCCACCACGGCGAAAATGAGAACATTGCACCAGGAAACATTGTACCCCCTGCTGGCCTCGATGGAATTCCGGATGTATATGCAATTGACGTCAGTTCACATGTAGCCATCAATGGAAATTTGGTTGTCAATCCCGAAAGCAACATCCGTGGGGATGCCTGA